The genome window AAGGAACATATTGGTGCCGGGGGGGTGCAGGGGGTGCCAGTGCAGGGCACCGGTCAGGTAGTAGTGCAGGTCGGGCTCGTACTGCGGGCCGGCCAGCAGCAGGTAGCCCCACAGCGGCAGTAGCGTGGCGAGGGCCAGCCACCAGAAGGCGTATCGACCAGGGTGGGTGGCGGGGCGGCGCATGCCCCAAGTTAGGGCTTTGTGCGCTGCTAGAAGGGTAAAATTTATCTCTTTGCGTACGCACACGCTGGGTACAGCGCAACTCTAGCTAGCAAAGCCAATCGACTACTAGGCTACGCTGCCTGCATGGGCAAGGGGGTTAAGTACCTACCAAGTACCCTAAAGGAAATCTAAGTGCTTACGTATGCGATCTATATCAGTTTTATAGACTGGGTCGATGGAAGTAGCCTGGCAGTAATCGTGATAAGCATCCGCATATTTTTCCTGCATTTCATAGATTAATCCACGATTATGATAGGCAACTGCATAATTGGGGTCTATCTCTGTAGCACGGCTGTAGTCGGCGATTGCACCTATGCTGTCCGTTTTACGCTTCGCATTACCACGTGTGAAATAGGCCAAAGCATTATTGGAATCTAGCTCGATCGTCCGATTATAGTCGGCTATTGCACCTTTATTATCGTATCGCGTAGCCTTCATTTTTCCACGCATGTAGTAGGCCGATGCATAACCAGGATCCAGCTTTATTGCCTGGCTGTAGTCGCTAATTAGGCCTACGCGTCGAGCACGGTTCGTTTGGATATATTTTAAGTTAGCACGCAAAAAATAGGCTAGCGCACAATCTGGAGCCCTTTCAATCGCCCAGTTGTAGTCGGCTAGTGCGCCTTCATACTCGTATCGATTATGATTCATGTTTCCACGTATAAGATGGGCGGTTACAGGGTAATATATAAATAAATCAGGATGATTATCTAGCAAAATAAAAGCTTTCTCATAAGCCTTTTCATGAGTTCCAGTTGTGTAATTTTCTATGAGAAGCGCACTTATAATTAGAAAAATAAATAATGAGTCCCATGCTTTGTTCCCTGTTAAAATTGAATCTAGTTTTTCAGAAATCGTCTCCTCGTAAGTACCATTCACTAAT of Bacteroidota bacterium contains these proteins:
- a CDS encoding tetratricopeptide repeat protein; the protein is MKKASHTDEESLVQELYELTLGPKYMAWWRDYRKQQVEDKVQALFAKYPTMRKQVEGAFELVNGTYEETISEKLDSILTGNKAWDSLFIFLIISALLIENYTTGTHEKAYEKAFILLDNHPDLFIYYPVTAHLIRGNMNHNRYEYEGALADYNWAIERAPDCALAYFLRANLKYIQTNRARRVGLISDYSQAIKLDPGYASAYYMRGKMKATRYDNKGAIADYNRTIELDSNNALAYFTRGNAKRKTDSIGAIADYSRATEIDPNYAVAYHNRGLIYEMQEKYADAYHDYCQATSIDPVYKTDIDRIRKHLDFL